A section of the Candidatus Eremiobacterota bacterium genome encodes:
- a CDS encoding SDR family oxidoreductase — MSLAGKTLFITGASRGIGLAIGLRAARDGANVVVAAKTVEPHPKLPGTIHTAAAEIEAAGGKALAVQCDVRSEEEIARAVAAAAERFGGIDIVVNNASAIRLGGTAQVDAKAFDLMTAIGPRATYLVTRAALPHLEKAANAHILTLSPPIALRSMWVAGAPAYTFKKYGMTLLTL, encoded by the coding sequence GTGAGCCTCGCCGGCAAGACGCTCTTCATCACCGGCGCGAGCCGCGGGATCGGCCTGGCGATCGGCTTGCGCGCGGCGCGCGACGGCGCGAACGTCGTCGTCGCCGCGAAGACCGTCGAGCCGCATCCGAAGCTCCCCGGCACGATCCACACCGCGGCCGCGGAGATCGAAGCAGCGGGCGGAAAAGCGCTGGCGGTTCAGTGCGACGTGCGCTCCGAGGAAGAGATCGCGCGCGCGGTCGCGGCGGCAGCGGAACGGTTCGGCGGGATCGATATCGTGGTGAACAACGCGAGCGCCATCCGATTGGGCGGGACGGCGCAGGTCGACGCGAAGGCATTCGATTTGATGACCGCGATCGGGCCGCGCGCGACGTATCTCGTGACGCGCGCGGCGCTGCCGCACTTGGAGAAGGCTGCCAACGCGCATATCCTGACGCTCTCGCCGCCGATCGCGCTGCGGTCGATGTGGGTTGCCGGTGCCCCGGCATACACGTTCAAGAAGTACGGGATGACGCTGCTGACGCTC
- a CDS encoding enoyl-CoA hydratase/isomerase family protein yields MTSLGISVEDREGVRHVVLDRPDKKNALTTAMYAALAEAIVSAGRDDVGALLLSGRGETFTAGNDLRDFLEQPPRGEDAPVFRFLNALVTTDVPLIAAVRGAAIGIGTTMLLHCDLVYAAPGATFKVPFVDLGLVPEAGSSVLLARRIGRARAGAALFLGETIGAQQAYDDGLVTTLVDDALLDETAASAARAIAAKPRQAVRETKRLVNWDRETILAAIARESTAFGERLASDEARAVMSAFFQRGPRA; encoded by the coding sequence GAGGGCGTCCGCCACGTCGTTCTCGACCGCCCGGACAAGAAGAACGCGCTCACGACCGCGATGTACGCGGCGCTCGCGGAGGCGATCGTCTCGGCCGGGCGGGACGACGTCGGCGCGCTGCTCCTGAGCGGGCGCGGCGAGACGTTCACCGCCGGCAACGACCTGCGCGACTTTCTCGAGCAGCCGCCGCGCGGCGAGGACGCGCCGGTCTTTCGCTTTTTGAACGCCTTGGTGACGACCGACGTGCCGCTGATCGCCGCGGTGCGCGGTGCGGCGATCGGGATCGGGACGACGATGCTGCTGCACTGCGACCTCGTCTACGCAGCGCCGGGGGCGACGTTCAAGGTGCCGTTCGTCGATCTGGGACTCGTCCCCGAGGCGGGGAGCAGCGTGCTGCTCGCGCGCCGGATCGGCCGCGCGCGCGCCGGCGCCGCGCTCTTCCTCGGCGAGACGATCGGCGCGCAGCAGGCGTACGACGACGGGCTCGTCACCACGCTGGTCGACGACGCGCTGCTCGACGAGACGGCGGCGAGCGCGGCGCGCGCGATCGCCGCCAAGCCGCGCCAAGCGGTGCGCGAGACGAAGCGGTTGGTGAACTGGGACCGCGAGACGATTCTGGCCGCGATCGCGCGCGAGAGCACCGCCTTCGGCGAGCGCCTCGCCTCCGACGAGGCGCGGGCCGTGATGAGCGCGTTCTTCCAGCGCGGCCCACGCGCGTGA